Proteins encoded in a region of the Fusarium falciforme chromosome 6, complete sequence genome:
- a CDS encoding FAD-binding PCMH-type domain-containing protein: MTRLHQSILSALSLLPSSQGSYLPEKSCKAYPGSQDWPSHQTWSRLNESLAGRLLAPPPPGAVCHPGWPTYDRDTCPQVQKNWSVYEFHADNPISVMWDQYSNWTCLPNATYPCSTSGYPAYVVNATKPEHVKLGIDFARKHDIRVAVKNTGHDYLGRSIAPGSLSIWTHHMNEIVYHQGKFKLDNTDITIPGDAVTIGAGAQMYDVYSATDKFNHTIVGGGAKSVGAGGYITGGGHSLLSARFGLATDQVLQMTLVTPGGKILTVNERNHPDLFWAMRGGGGSTFGVLTSLTLKTHKTPKITTSSLMLFTDAKSKFVYDVIAYGLSLFPSLGDAGLSGYTLISPGIENPVPIPGAPKEVAGILGQFIVQDVEDPEYTEKIWKPINETIQKRWSGAVQLLVGKEEYPSFLKWFDVHYDQDTAGNSSYLVSRLLSKEALDGDQDALKGALKSAMGPSGGMGAFLVAGKGVRDAKPRGGSDAVNPGWRKSYVHALSGKGFPAFNYTAKAQAVEELIETWEPMRKLSPDTGAYINEALKYEPNWQKTFWGGNYKKLLSIKKSVDPKDVLWCVPCVGNEGWEEHQDGRLCRV, from the exons ATGACTCGACTACACCAATCCATCCTTTCTGCACTCTCTTTGTTGCCCTCTTCGCAGGGCTCCTATCTTCCTGAAAAGTCCTGCAAGGCATACCCAGGCTCCCAAGACTGGCCTTCTCATCAGACATGGTCCCGTCTCAATGAGTCTCTTGCCGGCAGGCTTCTtgcgcctcctcctcctggagcCGTCTGTCACCCAGGCTGGCCAACCTACGACCGCGATACTTGTCCGCAGGTTCAGAAGAACTGGAGTGTCTATGAGTTCCACGCTGATAATCCCATCTCGGTCATGTGGGATCAATATTCCAACTGGACTTGTCTCCCTAATGCGACTTATCCGTGTAGCACCAGTGGCTATCCTGCATATGTCGTCAATGCCACCAAGCCAGAGCATGTGAAGCTGGGCATCGACTTTG CCAGAAAGCACGATATTAGGGTCGCCGTCAAGAATACCGGCCACGACTATCTCGGCCGATCCATTGCCCCAGGCTCCCTCTCCATTTGGACCCATCACATGAACGAAATCGTCTACCACCAAGGCAAgttcaagctcgacaacACGGACATCACCATCCCTGGAGATGCCGTCACTATCGGTGCTGGAGCCCAGATGTACGACGTCTACTCAGCCACGGACAAGTTCAACCACACCATTGTTGGTGGGGGAGCCAAGTCTGTGGGTGCTGGTGGTTACATCACTGGCGGTGGACACTCTTTGTTGTCTGCTAGGTTTGGTCTTGCGACGGATCAGGTCCTGCAGATGACCTTGGTCACTCCTGGAGGCAAGATTCTGACTGTCAATGAGCGAAATCATCCTGATCTCTTCTGGGCCATGCGTGGA GGCGGCGGCTCAACCTTTGGCGTACTCACTTCTCTCACTCTTAAGACGCACAAAACGCCCAAGATCACGACTTCATCGCTGATGCTTTTCACCGAcgccaagtccaagttcGTCTACGATGTCATCGCGTACGGCTTGTCTCTGTTCCCCTCCCTTGGAGACGCAGGCCTTTCAGGATACACCCTGATTTCCCCAGGTATCGAAAACCCGGTGCCCATTCCTGGTGCACCAAAGGAAGTGGCTGGTATCTTGGGCCAGTTTATCGTCCAAGACGTTGAAGATCCCGAATATACGGAAAAGATCTGGAAGCCCATCAACGAGACCATCCAGAAGCGTTGGTCCGGTGCTGTTCAGCTGCTGGTCGGGAAGGAGGAGTATCCTTCATTCTTGAAGTGGTTTGACGTTCACTACGATCAGGATACAGCAGGAAACAGCTCTTATCTGGTTTCTAGGCTGTTGAGTAAGGAGGCTTTGGATGGAGACCAAGATGCTCTGAAGGGGGCTCTTAAGTCTGCTATGGGACCATCGGGAGGAATGGGAGCCTTCCTGGTTGCTGGAAAGGGTGTGCGTGATGCTAAACCAAGGGGAGGAAGTGACGCGGTTAATCCCGGCTGGAGAAAGTCTTACGTGCATGCCC TCTCTGGGAAAGGATTCCCGGCTTTCAATTACACGGCCAAGGCTCAAGCAGTTGAAGAACTCATCGAGACGTGGGAGCCCATGCGAAAGCTGTCTCCTGACACGGGAGCGTACATTAATGAG